Proteins co-encoded in one Paracoccus aestuarii genomic window:
- a CDS encoding AEC family transporter, whose product MTAALSVIPVIALVLLGHLARRGGVIPAASWPGIEQLGYRVLFPAILLTSIYRSELSLGRLGPYLAAMALAFAVTGAVALIWARRRGQSGPRSSSLFQGALRFNSLLILAVAAQAFGAQGLGDLAVALAFLIPAFNITAIVALTLLSDGPRPTGAGARIGAEIGRNPMILSCLAGLALNLSGVELAAWVLSPLDWLGQGALAVGLLAVGAGIEPARLWQRDPALWLGVWLRLALCPLVFLGAALALGLPGAQIATGLLATAAPGAPVGYILARQMGGDADFYAAIFTWQTVLAALTLPAWLVFAGLFGG is encoded by the coding sequence ATGACCGCCGCCCTCTCTGTCATTCCCGTCATCGCGCTGGTGCTGCTGGGTCACCTGGCCCGCCGGGGCGGGGTGATTCCCGCCGCCAGCTGGCCGGGGATCGAACAGCTGGGATATCGCGTGCTGTTCCCCGCGATCCTGCTGACCTCGATCTACCGGTCCGAGCTGTCCTTGGGGCGGCTCGGGCCCTATCTGGCGGCGATGGCGCTGGCCTTCGCGGTGACCGGCGCGGTGGCGCTGATCTGGGCGCGGCGCCGCGGCCAGAGCGGGCCGCGCAGCAGCTCGCTGTTCCAGGGCGCGCTGCGGTTCAATTCGCTGCTGATCCTGGCGGTGGCGGCGCAGGCCTTCGGCGCACAGGGCCTCGGCGATCTGGCCGTGGCGCTGGCCTTCCTGATCCCGGCCTTCAACATCACGGCCATCGTGGCGCTGACCCTGCTGTCGGACGGGCCGCGCCCCACCGGCGCGGGCGCGCGCATCGGGGCCGAGATCGGGCGCAACCCGATGATCCTGTCCTGCCTTGCGGGCCTGGCGCTGAACCTGTCGGGGGTCGAGCTGGCCGCATGGGTCCTGTCGCCCTTGGACTGGCTGGGGCAGGGCGCGCTGGCGGTGGGCCTTCTGGCGGTCGGCGCGGGGATCGAGCCCGCGCGCCTGTGGCAGCGCGACCCGGCGCTGTGGCTGGGGGTCTGGCTGCGGCTGGCGCTGTGTCCGCTGGTGTTTCTGGGGGCGGCGCTGGCCTTGGGCCTGCCGGGCGCGCAGATCGCCACGGGCCTGCTGGCGACGGCGGCACCGGGCGCGCCGGTGGGCTATATCCTGGCGCGGCAGATGGGCGGAGACGCCGATTTCTACGCCGCGATCTTCACCTGGCAGACGGTCCTGGCGGCGCTGACCCTGCCCGCATGGCTGGTTTTCGCGGGCCTTTTCGGGGGCTGA